In the Tribolium castaneum strain GA2 chromosome 1, icTriCast1.1, whole genome shotgun sequence genome, one interval contains:
- the LOC657475 gene encoding sodium-dependent neutral amino acid transporter B(0)AT3, producing MANTAHLVRRQSSRDLNPQRSVDRLELREMRGRLVVENGTTATYGTANAAFEDSSPNTKIKSSCSSKRGSQDGKAIFRPESGEDERESWDSKLTFLLATVGYAVGLGNVWRFPYLAQKNGGGAFLIPYFVMLAVEGIPIFYLELAIGQRLRKGAIGVWNQVSPFLSGIGISSAVVSFNVALYYNTIIAWCLFYFVQSFQSQLPWAECPKVYFPNGSYTSEPECVVSSPTQYFWYRTTLMISDDINSPEAFNWKIALALVVAWILVYMCMIKGIASSGKVVYVTATFPYIVLIIFFFRGITLKGAGDGLRHLFTPSWHKILEPVVWLEAGTQIFFSLGLAFGGLIAFSSYNPVNNNCYRDALMVSLTNCFTSMFAGIVVFSIIGFKATMVYDKCMSTRNSTLAALFGNNDFDESRLPPKGTVFNVSGEDGSIVSVVMPLLPVCDLDKELDNSASGTGLAFIIFTEAINQFPGAQFWSVLFFLMLFTLGIDSQFGTLEGVVTSIVDLKLFPNLPKEILTGGICLTCCLISMAFAHGAGSYIFVLFDGYSGNFPLLIIALFECIGVAYVYGLKRFADDIEMMTGQRPALYWLLCWKYLSPLAMMSILVSSFIEIAVDGSKYDAWVASKGETEKHDWPIWSVVLILVLVFSSIAWIPGAAIARLFGTVLIDDNEKAWFPANDLKEFHGIMPHEVSKAETLLFCIHADGTEGLCCPTKYTNDDDEDLD from the exons ATGGCAAACACGGCCCATTTAGTACGTAGACAGAGCTCCCGCGACCTAAACCCCCAACGTTCGGTAGACCGGCTCGAATTGCGGGAAATGCGAGGCCGTTTAGTGGTGGAAAACGGCACCACAGCCACCTACGGCACTGCAAACGCCGCCTTCGAGGACTCCAGCCCCAACACTAAGATCAAGTCCAGCTGCAGCAGCAAACGCGGCTCCCAGGACGGAAAAGCCATTTTCCGGCCCGAGTCCGGCGAAGACGAGCGCGAGTCCTGGGACAGCAAGCTGACTTTCCTCCTGGCGACCGTGGGCTACGCCGTGGGGCTGGGCAACGTCTGGAGGTTCCCCTACTTGGCGCAGAAGAACGGGGGCGGCGCCTTCCTCATCCCTTATTTCGTGATGTTGGCGGTTGAAGGCATCCCGATTTTTTATCTGGAGCTGGCTATCGGCCAGAGGCTGAGAAAGGGGGCCATCGGTGTCTGGAATCAAGTGTCGCCCTTTCTGTCCG GAATTGGGATAAGCAGTGCAGTGGTGTCGTTCAACGTGGCGCTTTATTACAACACGATAATTGCCtggtgtttgttttatttcgtgCAGAGTTTCCAATCGCAACTGCCGTGGGCTGAGTGCCCCAAGGTGTATTTCCCTAATGGCTCCTACACTTCCGAACCGGAATGTGTG gtCAGCAGCCCCACGCAGTACTTCTGGTACCGCACGACCCTAATGATCTCTGACGACATCAACAGTCCGGAAGCTTTCAACTGGAAGATTGCTCTGGCTTTGGTCGTGGCCTGGATACTAGTTTACATGTGCATGATCAAAGGAATTGCCTCTTCAGGGAAAGTCGTTTACGTGACGGCGACCTTCCCTTACATCGTCCTTATAATCTTCTTTTTTCGCGGGATAACGCTGAAGGGTGCCGGCGATGGCCTAAGACATCTGTTTACGCCCTCCTGGCACAAGATACTGGAACCGGTGGTTTGGCTGGAGGCTGGCACTCAAATTTTCTTCTCCTTGGGACTTGCATTTGGAGGCCTTATCGCGTTTTCTTCGTATAATcctgttaataataattgttatagAGACGCCTTGATGGTGTCTCTAACGAACTGTTTTACTTCGATGTTTGCTGGAATTGTGGTTTTTTCCATCATTGGGTTCAAAGCTACGATGGTTTATGACAAGTGCATGAGCACGAGGAATAGCACTCTTGCTGCACTGTTTGGCAACAACGATTTTGACGAAAGTAGACTACCTCCGAAAGggacagttttcaatgtttcggGCGAAGATGGCTCGATTGTTAGCGTTGTGATGCCTTTACTGCCAGTATGTGACTTAGACAAAGAACTGGACAAT TCAGCCTCTGGTACAGGATTAgcttttataatatttacagAAGCAATAAATCAATTTCCCGGCGCCCAATTCTGGTCTGTTCTTTTCTTCCTGATGCTGTTCACATTGGGAATTGATTCGCAGTTCGGGACGTTGGAGGGAGTCGTCACGTCCATTGTGGACTTGAAACTATTTCCAAACTTGCCGAAAGAGATACTGACTGGTGGAATTTGTTTAACCTGTTGCCTTATTTCAATGGCGTTTGCTCATGGGGCCggaagttacatttttgtgctttttgaTGGCTACAGCGGGAACTTTCCGCTACTAATCATAGCTTTGTTCGAATGCATTGGGGTAGCGTACGTATACGGGTTAAAAAG ATTTGCCGACGACATTGAAATGATGACAGGACAACGTCCGGCCCTTTATTGGCTATTATGTTGGAAGTACTTATCGCCGTTGGCGATGATGTCCATTCTCGTGTCCAGTTTTATCGAAATTGCTGTTGACGGCTCCAAGTATGATGCCTGGGTTGCCTCCAAGGGGGAGACGGAAAAACACGATTGGCCTATTTGGTCGGTTGTTCTTATTCTGGTTCTAGTTTTCAGTTCCATTGCCTGGATTCCTGGCGCTGCTATTGCCAg aTTGTTTGGAACAGTTCTAATCGATGATAATGAAAAGGCGTGGTTTCCAGCCAACGATTTGAAGGAGTTTCACGGTATTATGCCGCATGAAGTGTCCAAAGCTGAAACTCTGTTATTTTGCATACACGCTGACGGAACCGAAGGGCTTTGCTGTCCAACGAAGTACACAAATGACGATGACGAAGACCTTGACTAA